ACTCTTGTTTTAAACCTTGGTTATTCTCATCAGGTAGAGGTTAACGAAATTGACGGTATTTCCATCGATGTTCCTAACCCTAACAAAATAATAATTACCGGTATTGACAAACAGAAAGTTGGTCAGTTCGCTGCTAACATCAGAGAAAAAAGACCTCCTGAACCATATAAAGGTAAAGGTATTAAATATTCTGATGAAGTTATTAAGAGAAAAGAAGGTAAAACAGGTAAGTAATCACTAAGCCTTAAGAAAGGAGCGAATTAGTTATGATCAAAAAAGCAGACAGTAATGTTGCAAGAGTTAGAAGACATAAAGCAATCAGAGCTAAGATTTCAGGTACTTCTGAAACTCCAAGACTGAATGTTTTTAAAAGTCTAAATAACATATATGCTCAGATTATTGACGACACTAAGGGTGTTACACTTGTTTCTGCTTCAACACTTTCAAAAG
This is a stretch of genomic DNA from Clostridia bacterium. It encodes these proteins:
- the rplR gene encoding 50S ribosomal protein L18 translates to MIKKADSNVARVRRHKAIRAKISGTSETPRLNVFKSLNNIYAQIIDDTKGVTLVSASTLSKEIEVKNGGNIEAATEVGKLIAKKALEMNIETVVFDRGGYLYHGRVAALADGAREGGLKF